Proteins encoded by one window of Arachis ipaensis cultivar K30076 chromosome B04, Araip1.1, whole genome shotgun sequence:
- the LOC107637638 gene encoding uncharacterized protein LOC107637638: MFSKSPDPQHFSDYGFDPQINYLQVLEEAMKHKRDTSSSSSRSIDSIHFKLQKPISKDHDSRTSRLHKPAKKKRWWKNALFFFKFRWAHHYQNINNVNDVHQARARAFRASMSGPVYLTESRSGSSSPYYRTARRPSSGPLAGTMMPPAKGDVETPYLSLRDLNMEQQQLQQRVSTSAKPIYLVT, from the exons ATGTTTAGCAAGTCGCCAGACCCTCAACATTTCAGTGACTATGGCTTTGACCCTCAAATCAACTATCTCCAA GTTTTGGAGGAAGCCATGAAGCACAAGCGTGAcacatcttcatcttcatcaagATCCATAGACTCCATACACTTCAAGCTTCAAAAGCCCATTTCCAAGGATCATGACTCAAGGACCAGCAGGCTTCACAAGCCCGCCAAGAAGAAGCGCTGGTGGAAAAATGCCCTCTTCTTCTTCAAGTTCAGGTGGGCCCACCACTACCAAAACATCAACAACGTTAATGATGTTCACCAGGCCCGAGCCCGGGCCTTCCGGGCCTCAATGTCAGGCCCGGTGTACTTGACGGAGAGCAGAAGCGGGTCCTCGTCCCCTTACTACCGTACTGCCAGGCGGCCGTCCTCCGGGCCCCTGGCCGGAACCATGATGCCGCCGGCGAAGGGTGACGTGGAAACACCTTACCTGAGCCTGAGGGACCTGAACATGGAGCAGCAACAACTCCAACAGAGGGTTTCCACCTCAGCCAAGCCCATATACTTGGTCacgtaa